The following proteins are co-located in the Hydrogenophaga sp. RAC07 genome:
- the treZ gene encoding malto-oligosyltrehalose trehalohydrolase, translated as MNRLHNMPFGAEPTGQGGARVRLWAPAASRVVLVRSGEGPDLGSFPMHVQDGGWFELELPRTQVRTDYAFSIDGGVVVPDPASRSNRNGVHGPSTLVDPSAFAWTDDAWRGRPWHEAVIYELHLGCFTPEGTFAAAIERLDALVALGVTAIELMPVAEFAGRHGWGYDGVLPFAPKAAYGTPDDLRRLVCAAHQRGLMVLLDVVYNHFGPDGNHLNAYAPGFFNPEVATPWGAAINLDGPGSRVVRDFFIHNALYWIEEFHLDGLRIDAVHAMHDTGSPHFIDELVGAVRAGPGRERHVHLVLENDLNDASRLGRDAAGAPRLADAQWNDDVHHAVHVMATGETDGYYIDYAGEPVRLFGRALAEGFAFQGDPSPYRGGEVRGTPSAHLSPLAFVNSLQTHDQVGNRAFGERIATLAAQADRSDALRAMLACVLLAPSVPMLFMGEEWAASTPFLYFCDYQGELAQAVTNGRRAEFGRFARFNEPSARDAIPDPNAESTFAKSKLDWQERDRTPHADWLALYSDLLRRRHVHLSPWLEGSRSGVMTLDASGTLRITWPLASGHRWHLLAQLASHASPAGMDIELPGSVVYRSHPVAARLAPWSVQFAIEAP; from the coding sequence ATGAACCGATTGCACAACATGCCTTTCGGCGCGGAGCCGACGGGGCAGGGTGGCGCGCGGGTTCGCCTGTGGGCGCCGGCCGCCTCGCGTGTGGTGCTGGTTCGCAGCGGCGAAGGACCGGACCTGGGCAGCTTCCCGATGCACGTGCAGGACGGCGGCTGGTTCGAACTTGAGCTGCCACGCACCCAGGTCCGCACCGACTACGCGTTCAGCATCGACGGCGGCGTGGTCGTGCCCGATCCGGCCTCCCGCAGCAACCGCAACGGCGTGCATGGACCCAGCACCCTGGTCGACCCGAGCGCTTTCGCCTGGACCGACGACGCGTGGCGGGGTCGGCCATGGCATGAAGCGGTGATCTACGAACTTCACCTGGGCTGCTTCACTCCCGAGGGGACGTTCGCGGCGGCGATCGAACGGCTGGACGCGTTGGTGGCGCTCGGCGTCACCGCCATCGAACTGATGCCGGTGGCCGAGTTTGCGGGCCGTCACGGCTGGGGCTACGACGGTGTGCTGCCGTTTGCCCCCAAAGCCGCCTACGGCACGCCGGACGACCTCAGGCGGCTGGTGTGTGCGGCCCACCAGCGGGGCCTGATGGTGCTGCTGGATGTGGTCTACAACCACTTCGGCCCCGACGGCAACCACCTGAACGCTTATGCACCCGGTTTCTTCAATCCCGAGGTGGCCACGCCCTGGGGCGCCGCCATCAACCTCGACGGCCCAGGCAGCCGCGTGGTGCGCGACTTCTTCATCCACAACGCGCTCTACTGGATCGAGGAGTTCCACCTCGACGGTCTGCGCATCGACGCGGTGCACGCCATGCACGACACCGGATCGCCGCACTTCATCGACGAACTCGTCGGTGCCGTGCGCGCTGGCCCCGGGCGTGAGCGGCATGTGCATCTGGTGCTGGAGAACGACCTCAACGATGCATCGCGCCTCGGCCGGGACGCGGCCGGCGCGCCACGGCTGGCCGACGCGCAATGGAACGACGACGTGCACCACGCGGTGCATGTGATGGCCACCGGCGAGACCGACGGCTACTACATCGACTACGCGGGCGAGCCGGTGCGGCTCTTTGGCCGCGCCTTGGCCGAAGGTTTTGCGTTCCAGGGCGATCCGTCGCCCTACCGCGGCGGCGAGGTGCGCGGCACGCCTTCGGCGCACCTGTCACCGCTGGCTTTCGTCAACTCGCTGCAGACGCACGACCAGGTGGGCAACCGCGCGTTCGGCGAGCGCATCGCCACGTTGGCGGCGCAGGCGGATCGCAGCGATGCGCTGCGCGCGATGCTGGCTTGCGTGCTGCTGGCGCCGTCGGTGCCGATGCTGTTCATGGGCGAGGAGTGGGCGGCCAGCACGCCGTTCCTGTACTTCTGTGACTACCAGGGTGAGCTTGCGCAGGCCGTGACGAACGGGCGGCGCGCGGAATTCGGCCGCTTCGCCCGCTTCAACGAACCGAGCGCCCGCGACGCCATTCCCGACCCGAACGCCGAGAGCACGTTTGCAAAGAGCAAACTCGACTGGCAGGAGCGCGACCGAACGCCCCACGCCGACTGGCTCGCGCTTTACAGCGACCTGCTGCGGCGGCGGCATGTGCACCTCTCACCCTGGCTGGAGGGCTCGCGCAGCGGCGTCATGACGCTGGATGCATCCGGCACGCTGCGCATCACCTGGCCGCTGGCTTCGGGCCATCGCTGGCATCTGCTGGCGCAGCTGGCTTCGCATGCAAGCCCTGCAGGCATGGACATCGAACTGCCCGGCTCCGTCGTTTACCGCAGCCATCCGGTCGCTGCGCGACTGGCCCCCTGGTCCGTCCAGTTCGCGATCGAGGCGCCATGA